The following proteins are encoded in a genomic region of Anomaloglossus baeobatrachus isolate aAnoBae1 chromosome 6, aAnoBae1.hap1, whole genome shotgun sequence:
- the KLHL18 gene encoding LOW QUALITY PROTEIN: kelch-like protein 18 (The sequence of the model RefSeq protein was modified relative to this genomic sequence to represent the inferred CDS: inserted 2 bases in 1 codon; deleted 2 bases in 2 codons) produces MVDELEELEDLVHVTVGDLPNRGYGVMEEIRRQGKLCDVTLKVRTPLRSGMESPEHPCPPPGNSPRPMGNSRLFVLSALEALINFAYNGHLAIDQQNVQSLLMGASFLQLQNIKDACCAFLKERLHPKNCLGVRQFAETMMCAVLYDAANRFIHEHFVEVSSPCRRSFLALAFEEVLELVARXRLNVKAEEQVFEAALAWVRYDREQRELFLPSFSLRSGCPCVVPQFLTDRVQQDDLVRCCHKCRDLVDEAKDYHLMPERRPHLLAFKTRPRCCTSIAGLIYAVGGLNSAGDSLNVVEVFDPIANHWEKCQPMTTARSRVGVAVVNGLLYAIGGYDGQSRLSTVEVYNPETDSWTKVGSMNSKRSAMGTVVLDGQIYVCGGYDGNCSLNSVETYSPDTDKWSVVTPMSSNRSAAGVTVFEGRIYVSGGHDGLQIFNTMEYYNHHTATWHPVASMLNKRCRHGAASLGSKMFICGGYDGSAFLSIAEVYNSMADQWYLITPMNTRRSRVSLVANCGRLYAVGGYDGQSNLNSVEMYDSETNRWTFMAPMVCHEGGVGVGCIPLLTI; encoded by the exons ATGGTGGACGAATTAGAGGAGCTAGAAGACCTGGTGCATGTCACGGTGGGCGACCTCCCCAACCGGGGCTACGGGGTGATGGAGGAGATCCGGCGGCAGGGGAAGCTGTGTGACGTCACCCTGAAGGTGAGGACACCCCTCCGCTCAGGAATGGAATCTCCCGAGCACCC GTGCCCCCCCCCGGGTAATTCCCCTCGTCCTATGGGTAATTCCCGTCTGTTTGTCCTCAGCGCGCTGGAGGCGTTGATTAACTTTGCGTATAACGGGCACCTGGCCATCGACCAGCAGAACGTGCAGTCCCTCCTGATGGGCGCCAgcttcctgcagctgcagaacataaagGACGCCTGCTGCGCCTTCCTGAAGGAGCG GTTACACCCCAAGAATTGCCTGGGTGTGCGGCAGTTTGCGGAGACGATGATGTGCGCCGTGCTGTACGACGCCGCCAACCGCTTCATCCACGAGCACTTTGTGGAGGTCTCCTCTCCATGTCGGAGGAGTTTCCTGGCCCTGGCCTTCGAGGAGGTCCTGGAGCTGGTGGCCAG ACGCCTGAACGTGAAGGCGGAGGAGCAG GTGTTTGAGGCGGCCCTGGCCTGGGTGCGCTATGACCGGGAGCAGCGTGAGCTCTTCCTCCCGAGCTTCTCACTAAGATCCGGCTGCCCCTGTGTCGTGCCGCAGTTCCTCACGGACCGGGTG CAGCAGGACGACCTGGTGCGCTGCTGCCATAAGTGCCG GGATCTCGTGGACGAGGCGAAGGATTACCACCTGATGCCCGAGCGTAGGCCACACCTCCTGGCG TTTAAGACCCGCCCCCGGTGCTGCacgtccatcgccggcctcatctaCGCTGTGGGAGGACTCAACTCTGCAG GCGACTCGCTGAATGTGGTTGAAGTCTTTGATCCAATCGCCAACCACTGGGAGAAGTGCCAGCCAATGACGACTGCTCGCAGCAGGGTGGGCGTCGCCGTGGTCAATGGACTCCTGTACGCCATTGGTGGCTACGACGGCCAATCACGGCTGAGCACGGTGGAAGTCTACAACCCTGAGACCGACTCATGGACCAAAGTAGGAAGTATGAACAGCAAGCGCAG TGCGATGGGCACGGTGGTGCTGGACGGACAGATCTACGTCTGCGGAGGATACGACGGCAACTGCTCACTGAACTCCGTGGAGACGTATTCCCCGGACACGGACAA GTGGTCCGTGGTGACCCCCATGAGCTCCAATCGCAGTGCAGCGGGAGTGACTGTATTCGAAGGGAGGATTTATGTGTCGGGTGGACACGACGGACTGCAGATCTTCAACACT ATGGAGTATTACAACCACCACACGGCCACGTGGCACCCGGTGGCGAGTATGCTGAACAAACGGTGCCGTCATGGAGCGGCTTCACTGGGGAGTAAGATGTTTATTTGCGGCGGTTACGATGGATCCGCCTTCTTGAGCATTGCGGAGGTTTACAACTCCATGGCGGACCAATGGTACCTCATCACTCCCATGAACACTAGGCGCAGCCGCGTCTCTCTAGTAGCCAACTGTGGCCGCCTGTATGCGGTGGGTGGCTACGACGGCCAGTCCAACTTGAACTCTGTAGAAATGTATGACTCTGAGACCAATCGATGGACGTTTATGGCTCCCATGGTGTGTCATGAGGGGGGTGTAGGGGTGGGCTGTATACCGCTTCTGACAATATAG